A region from the Neurospora crassa OR74A linkage group V, whole genome shotgun sequence genome encodes:
- a CDS encoding 60S ribosomal protein L20, giving the protein MEASLSLFRPVATCCRRVALSSSSSSSQKAAAVAGISVRYQSTANRTKRMLNIPPHESFLNVPVEGDRIIFNPPSSEASVYHTPFKFLPRSDPRRRANIYKLFKPPQAPITTPESSSTDAAAADQHGDLPPVLYNPTKSYNVTPEQVEEIRELRAKDPKKYSVTYLSNKYNCTKVFIMMCTQAPREHQEQHKLARARTAENWGPRRAAAKLDARRRKEMLHRGEI; this is encoded by the coding sequence ATGGAGGCTTCTCTTTCCCTGTTCCGGCCCGTGGCcacctgctgccgccgcgtcgcgctctcctcctcttcctcctcctcccaaaaggccgccgccgtcgccggcaTTTCCGTCCGCTACCAGTCGACCGCGAACCGCACAAAACGCATGCTCAACATTCCTCCGCACGAGTCCTTCCTCAACGTGCCCGTCGAAGGCGACCGCATCATCTTCAACCCTCCCTCGTCCGAGGCCTCGGTCTACCACACGCCCTTCAAGTTCCTCCCGCGCTCCGACCCGCGCCGCCGCGCAAACATCTACAAGCTCTTCAAGCCCCCTCAAGCCCCCATCACCACGCCAGAGTCCAGCTCCACCgatgccgccgctgccgaccAGCACGGAGACCTACCGCCCGTGCTCTACAACCCCACAAAGTCGTACAACGTCACGCCCGAGCAGGTCGAGGAGATCCGCGAGCTGCGCGCCAAGGACCCCAAGAAGTACAGCGTCACTTACCTCAGCAACAAGTATAACTGCACAAAGGTGTTTATCATGATGTGCACCCAGGCGCCTCGCGAGCACCAGGAGCAGCACAAGCTCGCGCGCGCCAGGACTGCCGAGAACTGGGGCCCCCGGAGAGCGGCGGCCAAGCTGGATGCcaggaggagaaaggagaTGTTGCATCGTGGCGAGATATAG